The Xanthobacter flavus genome includes a window with the following:
- the cysN gene encoding sulfate adenylyltransferase subunit CysN — translation MSAPLDPVYKTDALIAEDIDKYLDVHQHKTMLRFITCGSVDDGKSTLIGRLLYDSKMIFEDQLAALEADSKKVGTQGQELDFALLVDGLAAEREQGITIDVAYRFFATEKRKFIVADTPGHEQYTRNMVTGASTADLAVILVDARKGVLTQTRRHSYLAHLIGIRNIVLAVNKMDLVGYNREVFEKIVADYRAFAASIGITDFVALPISGFKGDNITTLSPNTPWHAGPTLMEHLESVEIDAAHDAAKPFRMAVQWVNRPNLDFRGFAGLISSGTVKPGDAIRVLPSGKTSTVSRIVTLDGDLREAVAGQSVTLCLADEIDCSRGDVIAAAEAPVQAADQFEAVIVWMDEQPMLPGRPYWLKLGTQTVSATITEPKYQVNVNNMDHLAAKTLELNAIGACNIATDRRIPFEPYAENRELGGFILIDKMTNATVGAGMIHFALRRSDNVHWQATDISREHHAALKNQKPAVVWLTGLSGAGKSTIANLVEKKLARMNRHTFLLDGDNVRHGLNKDLGFTAADRVENIRRVGEVAKLMTDAGLIVITAFISPFRAERDMVRGMMQPGEFFEVFIDTPLAEAERRDVKGLYKKARAGQLKNFTGIDSPYEAPAAPELRVDTTAMDPEAAAEAIVRMLVP, via the coding sequence ATGAGCGCGCCCCTCGATCCCGTCTACAAGACCGACGCCCTCATCGCCGAGGACATCGACAAGTATCTCGACGTGCACCAGCACAAGACCATGCTGCGCTTCATCACCTGCGGCAGCGTGGACGACGGCAAGTCCACCCTCATCGGGCGGCTGCTCTACGATTCCAAGATGATCTTCGAGGATCAGCTCGCCGCGCTGGAGGCCGATTCGAAGAAGGTCGGCACCCAGGGGCAGGAGCTGGATTTCGCGCTGCTGGTGGACGGCCTCGCCGCCGAGCGCGAGCAGGGCATCACCATCGATGTGGCCTATCGCTTCTTCGCCACCGAGAAGCGGAAATTCATCGTCGCCGACACCCCCGGCCACGAGCAGTACACCCGCAACATGGTGACCGGCGCCTCCACCGCCGACCTCGCGGTGATCCTCGTGGACGCGCGCAAGGGCGTGCTGACCCAGACGCGGCGCCACTCCTACCTCGCCCACCTCATCGGCATCCGCAACATCGTGCTGGCCGTGAACAAGATGGACCTCGTGGGCTACAACCGCGAAGTCTTCGAGAAGATCGTCGCCGACTATCGGGCCTTCGCCGCCTCCATCGGCATCACCGATTTCGTCGCCTTGCCCATCTCCGGCTTCAAGGGCGACAACATCACCACCCTCTCCCCCAACACGCCGTGGCATGCCGGCCCGACGCTGATGGAGCATCTGGAGAGCGTGGAGATCGACGCCGCCCATGACGCGGCAAAGCCATTCCGCATGGCCGTGCAGTGGGTGAACCGGCCGAACCTCGACTTCCGCGGCTTCGCCGGCCTCATCTCCTCCGGCACGGTGAAGCCGGGCGATGCCATCCGCGTTCTGCCCTCCGGCAAGACCAGCACGGTCTCGCGCATCGTCACGCTGGACGGCGACCTCAGGGAGGCCGTGGCCGGCCAGTCCGTCACCTTGTGCCTCGCCGACGAGATCGACTGCTCGCGCGGCGACGTGATCGCGGCGGCGGAGGCCCCCGTGCAGGCGGCGGACCAGTTCGAGGCGGTGATCGTGTGGATGGACGAGCAGCCCATGCTGCCGGGCCGCCCCTACTGGCTGAAGCTCGGCACCCAGACGGTGTCCGCCACCATCACCGAGCCCAAGTACCAGGTGAACGTCAACAACATGGACCACCTGGCGGCGAAGACGCTGGAGCTGAACGCCATCGGCGCCTGCAACATCGCCACCGACCGGCGCATCCCGTTCGAGCCCTATGCCGAGAACCGCGAGCTGGGCGGCTTCATCCTCATCGACAAGATGACCAACGCCACCGTCGGCGCGGGCATGATCCACTTCGCGCTCAGACGGTCGGACAACGTCCACTGGCAGGCCACCGACATCTCCCGCGAGCACCATGCGGCGCTGAAGAACCAGAAGCCGGCCGTGGTCTGGCTCACGGGCCTTTCCGGCGCGGGCAAGTCCACCATCGCCAATCTGGTGGAGAAGAAGCTCGCCCGGATGAACCGGCACACTTTCCTGCTCGACGGCGACAACGTGCGCCACGGCCTCAACAAGGATCTCGGCTTCACCGCCGCCGACCGGGTGGAGAACATCCGCCGCGTGGGCGAGGTGGCGAAGCTGATGACGGATGCCGGCCTCATCGTCATCACCGCCTTCATCAGCCCGTTCCGCGCCGAGCGCGACATGGTGCGCGGCATGATGCAGCCGGGCGAGTTCTTCGAGGTCTTCATCGACACGCCGCTGGCCGAGGCCGAGCGGCGCGACGTGAAGGGCCTCTACAAGAAGGCCCGCGCCGGCCAGCTCAAGAACTTCACCGGCATCGACAGCCCCTACGAGGCCCCCGCCGCCCCCGAGCTGCGCGTGGACACCACCGCCATGGACCCGGAGGCCGCCGCCGAGGCCATCGTGCGGATGCTGGTGCCGTAA
- a CDS encoding YeeE/YedE thiosulfate transporter family protein produces the protein MSEIAQRAGSGSGFACSLKAKAWSPYVAGILIGLLQVPAFLLIETALGASSSYVTIGGIVASWIDPGVAQIDYVAKHIAATGKNWWQVALVVGVAIGAFLSMRISGARRKPISPIWSRALGTSNPGVRYAVAFGAGFVMLFGARIADGCTSGHGLSGMAQLAVSSTVAVAAMFAGGIATALLLLRRI, from the coding sequence ATGAGCGAAATCGCGCAGCGCGCCGGGTCCGGTTCAGGCTTCGCCTGTTCCCTGAAGGCCAAGGCGTGGTCGCCCTACGTGGCCGGCATTCTCATCGGCCTTCTGCAGGTGCCGGCCTTCCTGCTCATCGAGACGGCGCTCGGCGCCTCCTCGTCCTACGTCACCATCGGCGGCATCGTGGCGTCGTGGATCGATCCGGGTGTGGCGCAGATCGACTATGTGGCGAAGCACATCGCCGCCACCGGCAAGAACTGGTGGCAGGTGGCGCTGGTCGTCGGCGTCGCCATCGGCGCCTTTCTGTCCATGCGCATCTCCGGCGCCCGTCGCAAGCCCATCTCCCCCATCTGGTCGCGGGCGCTCGGCACATCGAACCCCGGCGTGCGCTATGCGGTGGCGTTCGGCGCCGGCTTCGTGATGCTGTTCGGCGCCCGCATCGCCGATGGCTGCACCTCCGGCCATGGCCTTTCCGGCATGGCGCAGCTCGCCGTCTCCTCGACGGTCGCCGTCGCCGCCATGTTCGCCGGCGGCATCGCCACCGCCCTCCTCCTGCTGCGCCGCATCTGA
- a CDS encoding YqhA family protein, producing MRKAIVRLVTLSRWAMVPLFAGLSVALALLVVAFILELVRFAIALPSMNETHVIMGILTLIDLALVGGLLVVVISSGYENFVEKIDRADTPSSPVWMTRISFSGLKLKLFASLMAITGITLLKALMRLETDVSETQVKWLVVANIIFVAAYGVLAVTDRFHPSSRED from the coding sequence ATGCGCAAGGCGATCGTACGGCTGGTGACGCTGAGCCGCTGGGCCATGGTGCCGCTGTTCGCGGGGCTCTCGGTGGCGCTCGCCTTGCTCGTCGTCGCCTTCATTCTGGAACTCGTGCGCTTCGCCATCGCCCTGCCGAGCATGAACGAGACGCACGTCATCATGGGCATCCTCACCCTCATCGACCTTGCCCTGGTGGGCGGGCTGCTGGTGGTGGTGATCTCCTCGGGCTACGAGAACTTCGTCGAGAAGATCGACCGCGCCGATACCCCCTCCTCGCCGGTCTGGATGACGCGCATCTCCTTCTCGGGACTGAAGCTGAAGCTGTTCGCCTCGCTCATGGCCATCACCGGCATCACGCTCCTCAAGGCGCTGATGCGGCTGGAGACGGACGTGAGCGAGACGCAGGTGAAGTGGCTGGTGGTCGCCAACATCATCTTCGTCGCCGCCTATGGCGTGCTGGCGGTGACCGACCGCTTCCACCCCTCCTCGCGCGAGGATTGA
- a CDS encoding YeeE/YedE thiosulfate transporter family protein — translation MSLVQSIVIGLLMGTVFGVALEKARVFEPGMIVGQMQLRNFIMLKVFLTAVATGAVVIAALHGFGLVKLAPKATFYAADVVGGLMLGAGIALAGACPGTVLAQVGVGYRDALFTLLGGIAGATAFGYAEPVLKPVLMASGPGKITFMDLTGLSYPVLAVGLAVVLVVILVGLEVWRPWRADLGADVDGDFGPAAPAKAARAHLEPAE, via the coding sequence ATGTCTCTCGTCCAATCCATCGTCATCGGCCTGCTCATGGGCACGGTGTTCGGCGTCGCTCTCGAAAAGGCCCGCGTGTTCGAGCCGGGCATGATCGTGGGGCAGATGCAGCTCCGCAATTTCATCATGCTCAAGGTCTTCCTCACCGCCGTCGCCACCGGCGCGGTGGTGATCGCCGCGCTCCATGGCTTCGGCCTGGTGAAGCTCGCGCCCAAGGCCACCTTCTATGCCGCCGATGTGGTGGGCGGGCTGATGCTCGGTGCCGGCATCGCGCTGGCCGGCGCCTGCCCGGGCACCGTCCTCGCCCAGGTGGGCGTCGGCTATCGCGACGCTTTGTTCACGCTCCTCGGCGGCATCGCCGGCGCCACCGCCTTCGGCTATGCCGAGCCGGTGCTGAAGCCGGTCCTGATGGCCTCCGGGCCGGGCAAGATCACCTTCATGGACCTCACCGGCCTCTCCTATCCGGTGCTCGCGGTCGGGCTGGCCGTGGTGCTGGTGGTGATTCTCGTGGGGCTGGAGGTGTGGCGGCCGTGGCGCGCCGATCTCGGCGCGGACGTGGACGGCGATTTCGGACCCGCAGCGCCCGCAAAGGCCGCCCGCGCCCATCTCGAACCGGCGGAGTGA
- a CDS encoding NAD(P)/FAD-dependent oxidoreductase, whose product MSRIVILGAGLGGVIMAYEMKEKVGSKHEVVVVNKGSTYTFVPSNPWVAVGWRKPEEITVDLTKVFQSRGIRLMPMGAKRLDPKNNRIELNDGDTLEYDYLVIATGPDLAFDEVEGLGPAGHTHSVCLTDHAAHARTAFDALVRSPGPIVVGAAAGASCYGPAYEFAFILDAALRKAKVRDQVPMTFVTPEPYVGHLGLDGVGDTKGLLESALREKHIKWITNARVARVEAGRMSVEEVNEDASPKATHDLPFAFSMILPAFRGVPAVSGHEGLSNPRGFVIVDRHQQNPAYPNIFAIGVCVAIPPMGKTPLPVGVPKTGFMIESMVTATAANIAALLAGEKPRAVATWNAVCLADFGDGGIAFIAQPQIPPRNVNWSSQGAWVHTAKVGFERYFLHKVRQGVSETFYENAALSLLGIKKLKEVRMEEAGPV is encoded by the coding sequence ATGTCGCGGATCGTCATCCTGGGCGCCGGGCTCGGCGGCGTCATCATGGCCTATGAGATGAAGGAGAAGGTGGGGTCGAAGCATGAGGTGGTGGTGGTCAACAAGGGCTCCACCTATACCTTCGTGCCCTCCAATCCGTGGGTCGCCGTGGGCTGGCGCAAGCCCGAGGAGATCACGGTGGACCTCACCAAGGTCTTCCAGTCCCGCGGCATCCGCCTCATGCCCATGGGCGCGAAGCGGCTCGATCCCAAGAACAACCGCATCGAGCTGAATGATGGCGACACGCTCGAATACGACTACCTCGTCATCGCCACCGGCCCCGACCTCGCCTTCGACGAGGTGGAGGGGCTCGGCCCCGCTGGCCATACCCATTCCGTCTGCCTCACCGACCATGCCGCCCACGCGCGCACCGCCTTCGATGCGCTGGTGCGTTCACCCGGGCCGATCGTGGTCGGCGCGGCGGCTGGGGCCTCCTGCTACGGGCCGGCCTACGAATTCGCCTTCATCCTCGATGCCGCCTTGCGCAAGGCCAAGGTCCGCGACCAGGTGCCCATGACCTTCGTGACGCCCGAGCCCTATGTCGGCCATCTCGGCCTCGACGGCGTGGGCGACACCAAGGGCCTGCTGGAAAGCGCGCTGCGCGAGAAGCACATCAAATGGATCACCAACGCCCGCGTGGCCCGCGTGGAGGCCGGCCGGATGAGCGTGGAGGAGGTGAACGAGGACGCAAGCCCGAAGGCCACCCACGATTTGCCCTTCGCCTTCTCCATGATTCTGCCCGCCTTCCGTGGCGTGCCGGCGGTGTCCGGCCACGAGGGCCTGTCCAATCCCCGCGGCTTCGTCATCGTGGACCGGCACCAGCAGAACCCGGCCTACCCCAACATCTTCGCCATCGGCGTGTGCGTCGCCATCCCGCCCATGGGCAAGACGCCGCTGCCGGTGGGCGTGCCCAAGACCGGCTTCATGATCGAATCCATGGTCACGGCCACCGCCGCCAACATCGCCGCGCTGCTCGCCGGGGAAAAGCCGCGGGCGGTGGCGACGTGGAACGCGGTGTGCCTCGCCGATTTCGGCGACGGCGGCATCGCCTTCATCGCCCAGCCGCAGATCCCGCCGCGCAACGTCAACTGGTCGTCGCAAGGCGCCTGGGTGCATACCGCGAAGGTCGGCTTCGAGCGCTACTTCCTGCACAAGGTGCGGCAGGGCGTGAGCGAGACCTTCTATGAGAATGCCGCCCTGAGCCTGCTCGGCATCAAGAAGCTCAAGGAAGTGCGGATGGAGGAGGCGGGGCCGGTGTGA
- the ppk2 gene encoding polyphosphate kinase 2: MERSLAEERQLAAQEAELSAVAALSASLEEPQPAAAAGVDEVKAGIAAILAGAAPDDAVRLRKSLGLPKPAGTPAGQPRVTSDELSDDWRTGGYPFKYKMLRRDYEQQKFILQTELLKLQSWVKESRQRVIILFEGRDAAGKGGAIKRFMEHLNPRGARVVALEKPSEVERGQWYFQRYVEHLPTTGEIVMFDRSWYNRAGVERVMGFCSDDEYREFLRQAPEFERNLVRSGIHLIKFWFSVSRDEQRRRFKERKVHPLKQWKLSPVDLASLDKWDDYTRAKEAMFFHTDTADSPWTVIKSDDKKRARINAMRYVLHSLPYKDKDQKRIGPLETLLVGRANTVHERGEYVMGGR; this comes from the coding sequence ATGGAGCGCTCGCTGGCCGAGGAGCGCCAGCTGGCGGCACAGGAGGCGGAGCTGTCCGCCGTCGCCGCCCTCTCCGCCTCCCTCGAAGAGCCCCAGCCTGCCGCGGCGGCGGGCGTGGACGAGGTGAAGGCCGGCATCGCCGCCATTCTCGCGGGCGCCGCGCCGGACGACGCCGTGCGGCTGCGCAAATCGCTCGGCCTGCCCAAACCCGCGGGCACCCCGGCCGGCCAGCCGCGCGTGACAAGCGACGAGCTGTCCGACGACTGGCGCACCGGCGGCTATCCCTTCAAATACAAGATGCTGCGGCGCGACTACGAGCAGCAGAAATTCATCCTCCAGACCGAGCTTCTGAAGCTTCAGTCGTGGGTGAAGGAAAGCCGCCAGCGGGTCATCATCCTGTTCGAGGGGCGCGACGCGGCCGGCAAGGGCGGCGCCATCAAGCGCTTCATGGAGCACCTCAATCCCCGTGGCGCGCGGGTGGTGGCGCTGGAAAAGCCGAGCGAGGTGGAGCGCGGCCAGTGGTATTTCCAGCGCTATGTGGAGCACCTGCCCACCACCGGCGAGATCGTGATGTTCGACCGCAGCTGGTACAACCGGGCCGGCGTCGAGCGGGTGATGGGCTTCTGCTCGGATGACGAATATCGCGAGTTCCTGCGGCAGGCGCCGGAGTTCGAGCGCAACCTCGTGCGCAGCGGCATCCACCTCATCAAGTTCTGGTTCTCGGTGAGCCGCGACGAGCAGCGCCGCCGCTTCAAGGAACGCAAGGTGCATCCGCTGAAGCAGTGGAAGCTCTCGCCCGTCGATCTCGCCTCGCTGGACAAGTGGGACGACTACACCCGCGCCAAGGAAGCCATGTTCTTCCACACCGACACGGCGGACTCGCCCTGGACGGTCATCAAGTCCGACGACAAGAAGCGCGCCCGCATCAATGCCATGCGCTATGTGCTGCATTCCCTGCCCTACAAGGACAAGGACCAGAAGCGCATCGGCCCGCTGGAGACCCTGCTGGTGGGACGCGCCAACACCGTGCACGAGCGCGGGGAATATGTGATGGGCGGGCGATAG
- a CDS encoding TetR/AcrR family transcriptional regulator — protein sequence MDNATRSERTKSAVIAAALAIIARDGAGRLTLDAIARESGVSKGGLLHQFPTKRAVLAALLEQQADHYDSFAQAFREAHGADYAEPALAAQIAAYREVMKGANSITSAILAAVAEDPTFLNPLQEREQQSLALIREQAADPEQALSRLYSAQGLALSTILGLCPLSADARERMFEHLLDESRWLNAPGDGRKSRQLPSR from the coding sequence ATGGATAACGCCACGCGTTCGGAGCGCACGAAGTCCGCCGTCATCGCGGCGGCGCTCGCCATCATCGCCCGCGACGGCGCCGGCCGCCTCACCCTCGATGCCATCGCCCGGGAGAGCGGCGTCAGCAAGGGCGGGCTGCTGCACCAGTTTCCCACCAAGCGGGCCGTGCTCGCGGCGCTGCTGGAGCAGCAGGCGGACCATTACGACAGCTTCGCCCAGGCGTTCCGGGAGGCGCATGGGGCGGACTATGCCGAGCCGGCCCTGGCCGCGCAGATCGCCGCCTATCGCGAGGTGATGAAGGGAGCCAATTCCATCACCTCCGCCATCCTCGCCGCGGTCGCCGAGGATCCGACCTTCCTCAACCCGCTGCAGGAGCGCGAGCAGCAGTCCCTCGCGCTCATCCGCGAGCAGGCGGCGGACCCGGAGCAGGCCCTCAGCCGCCTCTATTCGGCTCAGGGACTCGCCCTTTCCACCATTCTGGGGCTCTGCCCGCTCAGCGCAGACGCCCGCGAGCGGATGTTCGAGCACCTGCTCGACGAAAGCCGCTGGCTGAATGCTCCCGGAGATGGGCGCAAGTCCCGGCAGCTTCCCTCCCGCTGA
- a CDS encoding serine hydrolase domain-containing protein — translation MGIGRSGSVFSHPLGRLALGLPALAFPAALAFAAALACAAPVRAAENLDSYLEGVRAKYGLPALAAAVTRSGEIVASGAAGKRAIGIDIPVTVEDRFHLGSDTKAFTATVAGTLVEEGRIKWSSTLGEVLGGKVKDMNPKLAAVTLEQLLSHTSGIPSDNADTIAIYFNAVGFEKTPTALRIDALERWKTHAPEVPRTGSPFQYSNLGYTFAGAMLEEVSGKPWERLVEERIYAPLGLKSAGFGPQATFGKYDAAIGHMLDDKGTPTAMAWGPSADIPPVIGPAGIGHMSVLDFARWGDWNAGQGKRGPKIVSPETLAVIHKPHVTTPPFKNPPPGTPSAGDYAFGWGVVKLDWTKTPVLTHNGSNSMNFAKILVEPASDLSVEVVANYPGQTAEDAATEVVKHLYGQFAPK, via the coding sequence ATGGGTATCGGGCGGTCGGGATCGGTCTTCTCTCACCCGTTGGGCCGGCTCGCGCTGGGGCTTCCGGCGCTCGCTTTCCCCGCCGCGCTCGCTTTCGCCGCCGCGCTCGCCTGCGCCGCACCTGTCCGGGCGGCGGAAAACCTCGACAGCTATCTTGAAGGCGTGCGCGCCAAATACGGATTGCCGGCGCTGGCCGCAGCCGTGACCCGATCGGGCGAGATCGTCGCCTCGGGCGCGGCGGGCAAGCGGGCCATCGGCATCGATATCCCCGTGACGGTGGAAGACCGCTTCCACCTCGGCTCCGACACCAAGGCCTTCACCGCCACCGTCGCGGGGACGCTGGTGGAGGAAGGCAGGATCAAGTGGTCGAGCACCCTCGGCGAGGTGCTGGGCGGCAAGGTGAAGGACATGAACCCGAAGCTCGCGGCGGTGACGCTGGAGCAGCTCCTGTCCCACACCAGCGGCATCCCCTCCGACAATGCGGACACCATCGCCATCTATTTCAATGCGGTGGGCTTCGAGAAAACGCCCACGGCCCTGCGCATCGACGCGCTGGAGCGGTGGAAGACGCACGCGCCGGAGGTGCCCAGGACCGGCTCGCCGTTCCAGTATTCCAACCTCGGCTACACCTTCGCCGGCGCCATGCTGGAGGAGGTCTCCGGCAAGCCGTGGGAGCGCCTGGTGGAGGAGCGCATCTATGCGCCGCTCGGCCTGAAGAGCGCCGGCTTCGGCCCGCAGGCGACCTTCGGCAAGTATGACGCCGCCATCGGCCACATGCTGGACGACAAGGGCACCCCCACGGCCATGGCCTGGGGCCCCTCGGCGGACATTCCGCCCGTGATCGGCCCGGCCGGCATCGGCCACATGTCGGTGCTGGACTTCGCCCGCTGGGGCGATTGGAACGCCGGCCAGGGCAAGCGCGGCCCGAAGATCGTCTCGCCGGAGACGCTGGCCGTCATCCACAAGCCCCACGTCACCACCCCGCCCTTCAAGAACCCGCCCCCCGGCACCCCCTCCGCCGGCGACTATGCCTTCGGCTGGGGCGTGGTGAAGCTCGACTGGACGAAGACGCCTGTGCTCACCCACAACGGGTCCAACAGCATGAACTTCGCCAAGATCCTGGTGGAGCCGGCGAGCGACCTCTCGGTGGAGGTGGTGGCCAATTATCCCGGCCAGACCGCCGAGGACGCCGCCACCGAAGTGGTGAAGCACCTCTACGGGCAGTTCGCCCCGAAGTGA
- the cysD gene encoding sulfate adenylyltransferase subunit CysD: protein MSLTHLQRLEAESIHIMREVVAEAERPVMLYSVGKDSAVMLHLAKKAFFPSPPPFPLLHVDTTWKFRAMYELRDRAAREAGMDLLVHQNPDALEKAINPFDHGPLHTDMWKTEGLKQALDKWGFDAAFGGARRDEEKSRAKERVFSFRSQNHRWDPKNQRPELWHLYNARKNKGESMRVFPISNWTELDIWQYIHLEGIRIVPLYFAAPRPTVERDGLILMVDDDRFPLRPGEQPQMRSVRFRTLGCYPLTGAVESTADTLPQVIQEMLLTTTSERQGRAIDKDAGGAGMEKKKQEGYF, encoded by the coding sequence ATGAGCCTGACCCATCTCCAGCGCCTCGAGGCGGAGAGCATCCACATCATGCGCGAGGTCGTCGCCGAGGCCGAGCGCCCGGTGATGCTCTATTCGGTGGGCAAGGATTCGGCGGTGATGCTGCATCTCGCCAAGAAGGCCTTCTTTCCCTCCCCGCCTCCCTTCCCGCTGCTCCACGTGGACACCACCTGGAAGTTCCGCGCCATGTACGAGCTGCGCGACCGGGCCGCGCGCGAGGCCGGCATGGACCTTCTCGTCCACCAGAACCCGGACGCGCTGGAAAAGGCCATCAACCCCTTCGACCACGGCCCCCTCCATACCGACATGTGGAAGACGGAGGGCCTGAAGCAGGCGCTGGACAAATGGGGCTTCGACGCGGCCTTCGGTGGCGCCCGCCGCGACGAGGAGAAGAGCCGCGCCAAGGAGCGTGTCTTCTCCTTCCGCTCGCAGAACCACCGCTGGGACCCGAAGAACCAGCGGCCGGAACTCTGGCACCTCTACAATGCCCGCAAGAACAAGGGGGAGAGCATGCGCGTCTTCCCCATCTCCAACTGGACCGAGCTGGACATCTGGCAATACATCCACCTCGAAGGTATCCGCATCGTGCCGCTCTATTTCGCCGCCCCGCGCCCCACCGTGGAGCGCGACGGCCTGATCCTGATGGTGGATGACGACCGCTTCCCCCTGCGCCCCGGCGAACAGCCGCAGATGCGCTCGGTGCGCTTCCGCACGCTCGGCTGCTACCCGCTCACCGGCGCGGTGGAGAGCACGGCCGACACCCTGCCCCAGGTGATCCAGGAAATGCTGCTCACCACCACCTCCGAGCGCCAGGGCCGCGCCATCGACAAGGACGCCGGCGGCGCCGGCATGGAGAAGAAGAAGCAGGAGGGGTATTTCTGA
- the serA gene encoding phosphoglycerate dehydrogenase, with amino-acid sequence MCGSSVRAGSPADRRRTSRPVTQNAPQLSLSRDKIKVLLLEGVNDSAVEMMLAAGYTNLTRLPKALDGEALKEALKGVYLLGIRSRTQITADVLEAADRLIAIGCFSVGTNQVDIDATRIAGIPVFNAPFSNTRSVAELVIGEIVMLLRRIPNRSAAAHEGLWDKSATDSHEVRGKTLGIIGYGNIGSQLSNLAEAMGMRVIYYDHTDKLRHGNTEPVATMADVLSQSDVVSLHVPETPATHGMIGRAEIAAMKKGAYLINNSRGTVVDLDALADALKEGRLRGAAVDVFPVEPSANGQKFVSPLQGLPNVILTPHIGGSTEEAQERIGAEVARKLLDYSDTGSTMGAVNFPQVQLPARPTGTRFIQVQRNLPGMLGRLNEVLARHAVNIAAQYYETNADIGYVVLDADASAVDSQAILADIRALEGTIRARLLYEYKA; translated from the coding sequence ATGTGCGGCAGCTCAGTCCGCGCGGGTTCGCCTGCTGATCGCCGAAGGACGTCGCGCCCCGTGACCCAAAACGCCCCCCAGCTTTCCCTGTCCCGCGACAAGATCAAGGTGCTGCTCCTCGAAGGCGTCAACGACAGCGCCGTCGAGATGATGCTCGCCGCCGGCTACACCAACCTCACCCGCCTGCCCAAGGCGCTGGACGGGGAGGCGCTGAAGGAGGCGCTGAAGGGCGTCTACCTGCTCGGCATCCGCTCGCGCACCCAGATCACCGCCGACGTGCTGGAGGCGGCCGACCGGCTCATCGCCATCGGCTGCTTCAGCGTCGGCACCAACCAGGTGGACATCGACGCCACCCGCATCGCCGGCATCCCGGTGTTCAACGCGCCCTTCTCCAACACCCGCAGCGTGGCGGAGCTGGTGATCGGCGAGATCGTGATGCTGCTGCGCCGCATCCCCAACCGCTCCGCCGCCGCCCACGAAGGGCTGTGGGACAAGTCGGCCACCGACAGCCACGAGGTGCGCGGCAAGACGCTCGGCATCATCGGCTACGGCAACATCGGCTCGCAGCTCTCCAACCTCGCCGAGGCGATGGGCATGCGGGTGATCTATTACGATCACACCGACAAGCTCCGCCACGGCAACACCGAGCCGGTGGCGACCATGGCCGACGTGCTCTCCCAGAGCGACGTGGTGAGCCTGCACGTGCCCGAGACCCCGGCCACCCACGGCATGATCGGCCGCGCCGAGATCGCCGCCATGAAGAAGGGCGCCTATCTCATCAACAACAGCCGCGGCACGGTGGTGGACCTCGACGCCCTCGCCGACGCGCTGAAGGAAGGTCGCCTGCGCGGCGCGGCGGTGGACGTGTTCCCCGTGGAGCCCAGCGCCAACGGCCAGAAGTTCGTCTCCCCGCTGCAGGGCCTGCCCAACGTCATCCTCACCCCGCACATCGGCGGCTCCACCGAGGAGGCGCAGGAGCGCATCGGCGCCGAGGTGGCGCGCAAGCTGCTCGATTATTCGGACACCGGCTCCACCATGGGCGCGGTGAACTTCCCGCAGGTGCAGCTGCCGGCGCGCCCCACCGGCACCCGTTTCATCCAGGTGCAGCGCAACTTGCCGGGCATGCTCGGCCGCCTCAACGAGGTGCTGGCCCGCCACGCGGTCAACATCGCCGCCCAATATTACGAGACCAATGCCGACATCGGCTATGTGGTGCTCGACGCGGACGCCTCGGCGGTGGACAGCCAGGCCATCCTCGCCGACATCCGGGCGCTCGAAGGCACCATCCGCGCCCGCCTGCTCTACGAATACAAGGCCTGA